The following coding sequences lie in one Hyphobacterium sp. CCMP332 genomic window:
- the pstB gene encoding phosphate ABC transporter ATP-binding protein PstB gives MADSGSRTSTVYHDIARSIKGKITLDGVNVFYGPKQAIYDVSMEIADRSVTAFIGPSGCGKSTILRTINRMNETIDIARTDGSIRIDGEEINSKAVDPVILRARVGMVFQKPNPFPKSIFDNVAYGPRIHGLASSKSELADVVETSLRKAGLWDEVADRLDQPGTGLSGGQQQRLVIARAIAVSPEVILMDEPCSALDPIATAKIEELIDELRENYCIVIVTHSMAQAARVSQMTAFFHMGDLVEYGPTEEIFTNPHEPRTQDYITGRFG, from the coding sequence ATGGCGGATTCCGGTAGCCGGACCTCAACGGTTTATCACGACATTGCCAGGAGCATTAAGGGCAAGATTACCCTTGATGGCGTGAATGTCTTCTATGGCCCCAAACAGGCCATTTATGACGTCTCCATGGAAATTGCCGATCGCTCGGTGACCGCCTTCATCGGCCCGTCCGGCTGTGGCAAATCCACCATTCTGCGCACCATCAACCGTATGAATGAAACGATCGATATTGCCCGCACGGATGGCTCCATCCGCATTGATGGCGAAGAGATCAATTCCAAGGCCGTAGATCCGGTCATCCTGCGTGCCCGCGTCGGCATGGTGTTCCAGAAACCCAACCCGTTTCCGAAATCCATCTTCGACAACGTCGCCTATGGCCCGCGCATTCACGGTCTCGCCTCGTCCAAGAGCGAGCTTGCCGATGTCGTCGAGACCAGCCTGCGCAAGGCCGGCCTGTGGGACGAGGTCGCCGACCGTCTCGACCAGCCCGGCACCGGCCTCTCCGGCGGTCAGCAACAGCGCCTCGTGATTGCCCGCGCCATTGCCGTCAGCCCGGAAGTCATCCTCATGGATGAACCCTGCTCCGCACTCGACCCGATCGCCACCGCCAAGATCGAGGAGCTGATCGACGAGCTGCGCGAGAATTACTGTATCGTCATCGTCACCCACTCCATGGCGCAGGCCGCGCGTGTTTCGCAAATGACCGCCTTCTTCCACATGGGCGATCTGGTCGAATACGGCCCCACAGAAGAGATTTTCACCAATCCACACGAACCCCGGACACAGGACTACATCACCGGACGTTTCGGCTAG
- the phoU gene encoding phosphate signaling complex protein PhoU, whose amino-acid sequence MNSQLPSHTVRAYSDELNALSDEIARMGGLCESQVTDCIAAVMRRDPELAKQVAESDHRVDELETATEKRVIRMLALRQPMASDLRATIAAYRISGDLERIGDLAKNIARRTHELNKSEPLELTRSVERMGKMVVSNLHRVLDAFSAGSAEEAVAVCRSDEEVDEHYNSLFRELLSFMIEDPRTITASAHLLFVAKNLERIGDHTTNIAEMIHYLVTGAELRRDIRRDSNDAA is encoded by the coding sequence ATGAATAGCCAACTCCCCTCCCACACGGTTCGCGCCTATTCCGACGAACTCAACGCGCTGTCCGATGAAATCGCGCGCATGGGTGGCCTGTGCGAAAGCCAGGTGACCGATTGCATCGCCGCCGTCATGCGCCGCGATCCGGAATTGGCGAAACAGGTGGCCGAGAGCGACCACCGGGTCGATGAGCTGGAAACCGCCACGGAAAAGCGCGTCATCCGCATGCTCGCCCTGCGCCAGCCCATGGCGTCTGACTTGCGCGCCACCATCGCCGCCTACCGGATTTCCGGCGATCTCGAGCGCATCGGTGATCTCGCCAAGAATATCGCCCGCCGGACCCACGAACTGAACAAGTCCGAACCGCTGGAGCTGACCCGCAGCGTCGAGCGCATGGGCAAGATGGTCGTCAGCAATCTGCACCGCGTGCTGGATGCCTTCTCAGCCGGTTCGGCAGAGGAAGCCGTTGCCGTCTGCCGCTCCGACGAGGAAGTCGACGAGCATTATAACAGCCTGTTCCGCGAGCTCCTCTCCTTCATGATTGAGGATCCGCGCACCATTACGGCCAGCGCTCACCTGTTGTTCGTGGCCAAGAATCTCGAACGCATTGGCGATCACACCACCAATATCGCCGAAATGATTCACTACCTCGTCACCGGCGCGGAACTGCGCCGTGATATCCGCCGCGACTCCAACGACGCGGCCTGA
- a CDS encoding winged helix-turn-helix domain-containing protein, which produces MQHPGRVFSREQLLDAVWGSDVYVEARTVDVHVGRLRKALNVEGTANPIRTVRSAGYSLDAK; this is translated from the coding sequence ATGCAGCACCCGGGGCGGGTGTTCAGCCGCGAGCAGCTACTGGACGCGGTTTGGGGCTCGGACGTCTATGTCGAGGCGCGCACGGTCGATGTGCACGTCGGCCGCCTGCGCAAGGCCCTGAACGTTGAAGGGACCGCCAATCCCATCCGCACGGTGCGCTCGGCGGGATATTCGCTGGACGCGAAATAG
- a CDS encoding GcrA family cell cycle regulator — protein sequence MAWTDDRVEELKKLWAEGLSASQIAKKIGGVTRNAVIGKVHRLGLSGRAAPSRPSSRPARTPKPRVVTPVKAKAPVTRKVMEPAIEAPAPERLPNGEFATVLTLKDSMCKWPIGDPASGDFRFCGHRTKAGDAYCEAHAQIAYQPQQKRKRKVSDAQAALDALQATRRVNF from the coding sequence ATGGCCTGGACTGACGATCGCGTTGAAGAATTGAAGAAGCTGTGGGCCGAAGGCCTTTCCGCTAGCCAGATCGCCAAGAAGATTGGCGGCGTCACCCGCAATGCCGTCATCGGCAAGGTGCACCGTCTCGGCCTGTCCGGCCGCGCCGCACCGTCGCGCCCGTCCAGCCGTCCGGCGCGTACGCCCAAGCCGCGCGTCGTCACACCGGTGAAGGCGAAAGCGCCCGTTACGCGCAAGGTCATGGAGCCGGCGATTGAAGCGCCTGCGCCGGAGCGCCTGCCGAATGGTGAATTCGCCACCGTGCTGACGCTGAAGGATTCGATGTGCAAATGGCCCATCGGTGATCCGGCCAGCGGTGATTTCCGTTTCTGCGGCCACCGCACGAAAGCCGGGGATGCCTATTGCGAGGCCCACGCCCAGATCGCCTACCAGCCGCAGCAGAAGCGCAAGCGGAAAGTCTCCGACGCGCAAGCCGCTCTGGACGCGCTGCAAGCCACACGGCGCGTGAATTTCTAG
- a CDS encoding ABC transporter permease, which produces MTETHTTRPAPVPRRFGALNTLGLWTLYRKEVHRFGKVIIQTVFAPVVTTLLFFAVINLAFGERRGDVAGIPFSDFLAPGLILMGLLQNAFANSSSSILVSKVQGNSVDFLMPPLSALELMIAFIAGAVTRGVVVAAATGIVMAFFVDLTPAHIWAIVFYAITGASLLGMVGLIGGVWAEKFDHIAVITNFIITPLTFLSGTFYSIEVLPEPFYTLSHINPFFYMIDGFRYGFTGHADGSILAGVLIILALNAILIAISYLVLRSGWRLKS; this is translated from the coding sequence ATGACAGAGACTCACACCACCCGCCCCGCTCCCGTGCCGCGCCGCTTCGGAGCGCTCAACACGCTTGGCCTGTGGACGCTCTACCGCAAGGAAGTCCACCGCTTCGGCAAGGTGATCATCCAGACCGTATTTGCACCGGTCGTGACCACATTGCTGTTTTTCGCAGTGATCAATCTGGCCTTCGGCGAGCGCCGCGGCGATGTGGCGGGTATTCCGTTTTCCGATTTTCTGGCCCCCGGCCTCATCCTGATGGGACTGTTGCAGAACGCCTTTGCCAATTCCTCGTCCTCCATTCTGGTGTCGAAGGTGCAGGGCAATTCGGTGGATTTCCTGATGCCGCCCCTGTCCGCGCTGGAGCTGATGATTGCCTTCATCGCCGGCGCGGTGACGCGCGGCGTGGTCGTGGCCGCGGCCACGGGTATCGTCATGGCCTTCTTCGTCGATCTGACGCCCGCGCACATCTGGGCGATCGTCTTCTACGCCATCACCGGTGCATCGCTCCTGGGCATGGTCGGGCTGATCGGCGGCGTCTGGGCGGAGAAGTTTGACCACATCGCGGTGATCACCAACTTCATCATCACGCCACTGACCTTCCTCTCGGGCACCTTCTATTCCATCGAGGTCCTGCCCGAGCCGTTTTACACGCTCAGCCACATCAATCCCTTCTTCTACATGATTGACGGCTTCCGCTATGGCTTCACCGGGCATGCCGACGGCAGCATTCTGGCAGGCGTACTGATCATACTGGCGCTGAATGCCATCCTGATCGCAATCTCCTATCTGGTATTGCGCTCCGGCTGGCGCTTGAAGAGTTAG
- a CDS encoding aspartate aminotransferase family protein: protein MPAPLMDTYAPPDLVFERGEGVRLYTAEGKSWLDFISGIAVNALGHHHPKAVAALKEQADKLWHLSNMFQVPGQIELAKKYTDATFADRVFFTNSGTEAIECALKTARRYFYDKGEPHRYRIITFTGAFHGRTYGAINAGGNPAYLEGFGPRMEGFDQVPFGDHDALKAAITEETAAILVEPVQGEGGVRAIPEHCLRGLREMCNEHGLLLMYDEVQCGAGRTGKLFAHEWAGEARPDIMAVAKGVGGGFPMGACLTTEEVGKGMVVGTHGSTFGGNPLAMAVGNVVFDELTAPGFLDNVNKVSNFMHQQLTGLADRHSGVVTEVRGKGLLMGLKLVDGVVAKQFAGMVRDRGLLIGAAGDNVVRMAPPLVIDEADASEAIGILDDTLSDVAK from the coding sequence ATGCCTGCACCGCTTATGGACACCTATGCGCCGCCGGATCTTGTTTTCGAGCGCGGAGAAGGCGTCCGCCTCTATACGGCTGAAGGAAAATCCTGGCTCGACTTCATTTCCGGCATTGCGGTCAACGCGCTGGGTCACCACCATCCCAAAGCCGTCGCCGCTCTGAAAGAGCAGGCCGACAAGCTCTGGCATCTCTCCAACATGTTCCAGGTGCCGGGCCAGATCGAACTGGCGAAGAAATACACGGACGCCACCTTTGCCGACCGCGTCTTCTTCACCAATTCCGGGACCGAGGCCATCGAATGCGCGCTGAAGACGGCGCGCCGCTATTTCTACGACAAGGGCGAGCCGCATCGCTATCGCATCATCACCTTCACCGGCGCCTTTCACGGGCGCACCTATGGTGCCATCAATGCTGGCGGCAACCCCGCCTATCTCGAAGGCTTCGGCCCCCGGATGGAAGGCTTTGATCAGGTGCCGTTTGGCGATCATGACGCGCTGAAAGCGGCTATCACCGAGGAAACCGCCGCCATTCTGGTCGAGCCGGTCCAGGGTGAAGGCGGCGTTCGCGCCATTCCCGAACATTGCCTGCGCGGCCTGCGCGAGATGTGCAACGAGCACGGCCTCCTCCTGATGTATGATGAAGTCCAGTGCGGCGCAGGGCGCACCGGCAAGCTGTTCGCGCATGAATGGGCCGGCGAGGCCCGGCCTGACATCATGGCTGTGGCCAAGGGCGTTGGCGGCGGCTTCCCGATGGGCGCCTGCCTGACCACCGAAGAGGTCGGCAAGGGCATGGTCGTCGGCACCCACGGATCGACCTTTGGCGGCAATCCGCTGGCCATGGCGGTCGGCAATGTCGTTTTTGACGAACTCACCGCGCCGGGCTTCCTGGATAACGTCAACAAGGTCTCCAACTTCATGCACCAGCAGCTGACCGGCCTCGCCGATCGCCATTCCGGCGTCGTGACCGAAGTGCGCGGCAAGGGCTTGCTGATGGGTCTGAAACTCGTTGACGGCGTCGTCGCCAAGCAATTTGCCGGCATGGTCCGCGATCGCGGCCTGTTGATCGGGGCTGCGGGCGACAATGTCGTGCGCATGGCACCGCCGCTGGTGATTGACGAAGCCGATGCCAGCGAAGCCATCGGCATCCTGGATGACACGCTGAGCGACGTGGCAAAGTAG
- a CDS encoding Hsp33 family molecular chaperone: protein MSDPLGEADDLVAAFQVDGHAARGRIVRMGAALDDIVSAHDHPPAVKRLVGEAVLLAALVGDSLKFDGRLIVQANGNGPVNFVVAEWNSGGAVRGFAQYSGEPVSDDAGVAQLLGTGSFAMTIDPGGEMERYQGVVALEGDRLSHCAERYFEQSEQTPTRIRLAVGENVQTGGKSNWRGGGAILQQIAGDEARGDASADWDHCRALFETIADDELIDPDISAATLIYRLFHEDGARLFEPRTLTRHCPCNRERLVEILARFSEDEQAEMEKDGKIGMTCEYCNRLFEFTPEDIDTAKAS, encoded by the coding sequence ATGTCGGATCCACTGGGTGAAGCAGACGATCTGGTGGCCGCCTTTCAGGTCGACGGTCACGCGGCGCGTGGCCGCATCGTCCGCATGGGCGCGGCGCTGGACGACATCGTGTCGGCCCATGATCATCCCCCGGCGGTAAAACGTCTGGTCGGCGAAGCCGTGCTGCTGGCGGCCCTTGTCGGTGACTCGCTCAAATTCGACGGCCGTCTGATCGTCCAGGCCAATGGCAATGGGCCGGTGAATTTCGTTGTCGCCGAGTGGAATTCCGGCGGAGCCGTGCGCGGCTTCGCCCAGTATTCCGGCGAGCCGGTCAGCGATGATGCCGGCGTGGCGCAATTGCTCGGCACCGGCTCTTTTGCGATGACGATTGATCCGGGCGGCGAGATGGAACGCTATCAGGGCGTCGTGGCGCTGGAAGGCGACCGGTTGAGCCATTGCGCCGAGCGTTATTTCGAGCAATCGGAACAGACCCCGACCCGCATCAGACTGGCCGTTGGCGAGAACGTCCAGACCGGCGGAAAGTCGAACTGGCGCGGCGGCGGTGCCATCCTCCAGCAGATTGCCGGCGATGAGGCGCGCGGCGATGCCTCTGCCGACTGGGACCATTGCCGGGCCCTGTTTGAAACCATCGCCGATGACGAGCTGATCGACCCGGATATTTCAGCGGCAACGCTGATCTACCGCCTCTTCCATGAAGACGGCGCCCGTCTGTTCGAACCGCGCACGCTGACCAGGCACTGCCCGTGCAATCGCGAACGGCTGGTGGAAATCCTCGCCCGCTTTTCCGAAGACGAGCAGGCGGAGATGGAAAAGGACGGCAAGATCGGCATGACCTGCGAATACTGCAATCGGCTGTTTGAATTCACGCCGGAAGATATCGACACCGCCAAGGCCTCATGA
- a CDS encoding TrkH family potassium uptake protein: MSASVRTVLFVLGIMVASISLAMLIPAFMDMNAGAMDSASAFFWSSAVGGFLGMAVALGVRTEDRNLTTRSAFLVTAGSWLVLAIFAALPMRFGGHELGWTDALFEAISGLTTTGATVVTGLDARPPGFLMWRAILQWIGGIGIIVTAMAIWPMLGVGGMQLFRLESSDSSSEKVLPRAAEIATAISLIYLALTLICAMAYAATGMNGFDAMAHAMTTVATGGYSTRDASMGAFTEGGADYVAMVFMLMAALPFAAYLMLVRGHPAALWRDPQVQGFFTLVVAAIVAMSVFVVAADLYAPEAGIRAAAFNTISVITGTGYATADFGVWGAPATAAFFVLMFAGGCAGSTTCSVKIFRYQIAILAIRQHVVSLAHPRAITPLRYGGRPVSPETVYSVLGFLFAFIAIFTLSAAILGAIGLDTTTALSGAAATLANVGPGLGDIIGPSGTFQPLPDAAKWVMSANMLIGRLEVLTVLILFTPRFWQS; encoded by the coding sequence ATGAGCGCATCGGTCCGAACCGTCCTCTTCGTTCTGGGCATCATGGTCGCCAGTATTTCCCTGGCCATGCTGATTCCGGCCTTCATGGATATGAATGCGGGCGCGATGGACAGCGCGTCGGCGTTTTTCTGGTCGTCTGCTGTGGGCGGATTTCTGGGCATGGCCGTGGCGCTTGGCGTTCGCACCGAAGACCGCAATCTGACCACCCGTTCGGCGTTTCTGGTGACGGCGGGGTCGTGGCTGGTGCTGGCGATTTTTGCGGCCTTGCCGATGCGGTTCGGCGGCCATGAGCTGGGCTGGACCGATGCTCTGTTCGAGGCGATTTCCGGGCTGACCACGACCGGCGCGACCGTGGTGACGGGGCTGGATGCGCGGCCTCCGGGTTTCCTGATGTGGCGCGCCATCCTGCAATGGATTGGCGGCATCGGAATCATCGTCACGGCGATGGCGATCTGGCCGATGCTGGGCGTGGGCGGTATGCAGCTCTTCCGTCTGGAATCGTCGGATTCGTCGTCGGAAAAGGTTCTGCCGCGCGCCGCCGAGATTGCGACCGCGATATCGCTTATCTATCTGGCACTGACGCTGATCTGCGCCATGGCCTATGCCGCCACCGGCATGAACGGATTTGATGCCATGGCCCATGCCATGACGACGGTGGCCACCGGCGGATATTCCACCCGCGATGCATCCATGGGCGCCTTTACCGAGGGCGGCGCGGATTATGTCGCCATGGTCTTCATGCTGATGGCGGCCCTGCCATTCGCCGCCTATCTGATGCTGGTGCGGGGACACCCGGCGGCCCTGTGGCGCGACCCGCAGGTTCAGGGTTTTTTCACGCTGGTCGTCGCGGCCATTGTGGCGATGTCGGTCTTTGTCGTTGCCGCCGACCTCTATGCCCCCGAAGCGGGCATACGCGCCGCCGCCTTCAACACGATTTCGGTGATCACGGGCACAGGCTATGCGACGGCCGATTTCGGGGTCTGGGGCGCGCCGGCAACGGCGGCCTTTTTCGTCCTGATGTTTGCCGGGGGGTGTGCCGGATCGACGACGTGTTCGGTCAAGATTTTCCGCTATCAGATCGCGATACTGGCGATCCGCCAGCATGTCGTCTCGCTCGCACATCCGCGCGCCATCACGCCGCTGCGCTATGGCGGGCGCCCGGTGTCGCCGGAAACGGTCTATTCCGTGCTGGGCTTCCTGTTTGCCTTCATCGCCATTTTCACGCTGTCAGCGGCGATACTCGGGGCAATCGGTCTGGATACGACTACAGCGCTGTCGGGGGCGGCGGCGACGCTGGCCAATGTCGGTCCGGGGCTGGGCGACATCATCGGTCCTTCGGGCACTTTCCAGCCTTTGCCGGATGCCGCCAAATGGGTGATGTCCGCGAATATGCTGATTGGCCGGCTGGAGGTCCTGACCGTGCTGATCCTGTTTACGCCGCGCTTCTGGCAGTCATGA
- the apaG gene encoding Co2+/Mg2+ efflux protein ApaG produces the protein MVTGLCACEKEQNAGLEASGIRGDHPGMVKTHEIARYECETRGVAVRVTPEFLDDQSDPDRQLYMWAYTIEIENRGDETVQLVSRYWLVTDGTGKIETVRGPGVVGEQPVLEPGQRYSYTSGSPLKTPSGFMRGSFEMSLASGSRFDAVIPAFSLDSPYDRTSVH, from the coding sequence TTGGTTACGGGATTATGCGCTTGCGAGAAAGAGCAGAATGCGGGACTTGAAGCCTCCGGCATTCGAGGGGATCATCCCGGCATGGTCAAGACACATGAAATCGCCCGTTATGAATGCGAAACCCGCGGGGTTGCCGTGCGGGTGACGCCGGAATTTCTGGACGACCAGTCCGACCCGGATCGCCAGCTCTATATGTGGGCCTATACGATCGAGATCGAAAACAGGGGTGATGAAACGGTGCAGCTTGTCTCCCGTTACTGGCTGGTGACGGACGGAACCGGCAAGATCGAGACCGTGCGCGGTCCGGGCGTGGTCGGCGAACAGCCTGTGCTGGAGCCCGGTCAGCGCTATTCCTACACATCCGGCTCGCCGCTGAAGACGCCGTCGGGTTTCATGCGCGGCAGTTTTGAAATGTCGCTGGCGTCGGGCAGTCGGTTTGACGCGGTGATACCGGCCTTTTCGCTCGACAGCCCCTATGACCGGACGTCGGTCCATTAA
- a CDS encoding 2'-deoxycytidine 5'-triphosphate deaminase, which yields MSIAGILPDTEITDLAARGAINCDLPFVDTQVQPASLDLRLGHTAYRLRASFLPGRSRTVQDVLGSGLVMHELDLTGGAVLETGCVYLVPLMETLALNGDVSAAMNPKSSTGRIDVFTRVIADQATTFDHAPAGYTGPLYVEISPRTFSILARPGDRLVQARFRRGLRQATREITVSVDLEGFDGKVGYRARRHSGLIDLAKIGQHDPRDFWEEIDVRQGRMILDPGEFYILASREPVIIPLDEAAEMAPIAPEIGEFRAHYAGFFDPGFGVAEAGGTGGRAVLEVRGRDVPFFLEHSQAAARLVYEPMAARPARPYGMQGSNYQAQKLKLAKYFSG from the coding sequence ATGAGCATTGCAGGCATTCTGCCCGATACCGAAATCACCGACCTGGCAGCCCGCGGTGCCATCAACTGCGACCTGCCCTTCGTCGACACCCAGGTCCAGCCCGCCAGCCTCGATCTTCGCCTCGGCCATACCGCCTATCGTCTGCGCGCCAGCTTTCTTCCGGGCCGGAGCCGGACGGTGCAGGACGTGCTCGGCAGCGGGCTCGTCATGCACGAGCTGGATCTGACCGGCGGAGCCGTGCTGGAAACCGGATGCGTCTATCTCGTACCGCTGATGGAGACACTCGCGCTCAACGGCGATGTCAGCGCTGCGATGAACCCGAAGAGCTCGACCGGCCGGATCGATGTCTTCACGCGCGTCATCGCCGATCAGGCCACAACCTTCGACCATGCCCCCGCCGGATATACCGGACCGCTCTATGTCGAGATTTCGCCGCGCACCTTCTCCATTCTCGCCCGGCCGGGTGACCGTCTGGTGCAGGCGCGCTTCCGGCGCGGCCTGCGGCAGGCCACCCGCGAAATCACCGTCTCGGTGGATCTCGAAGGGTTTGACGGCAAGGTCGGCTATCGCGCCCGGCGCCATTCCGGCCTGATTGATCTGGCAAAGATCGGCCAGCACGATCCACGCGATTTCTGGGAAGAGATTGATGTGCGCCAGGGCCGCATGATCCTCGATCCGGGTGAATTCTACATCCTCGCCTCACGCGAACCGGTCATCATTCCGCTGGATGAAGCCGCCGAAATGGCCCCCATCGCGCCTGAGATTGGCGAGTTCCGCGCCCATTATGCCGGCTTCTTTGATCCCGGCTTTGGCGTCGCAGAGGCCGGCGGCACAGGTGGCCGCGCCGTGCTGGAAGTCCGGGGCCGCGACGTGCCCTTCTTCCTCGAACACAGCCAGGCCGCCGCCCGTCTGGTCTATGAGCCGATGGCCGCCCGCCCGGCCCGGCCCTATGGCATGCAGGGCTCGAACTATCAGGCCCAGAAGCTGAAACTGGCGAAATATTTTTCCGGCTAG
- a CDS encoding ABC transporter ATP-binding protein translates to MAASDNPFSDIEAPGFRQSLGFAGRTLALVWQTAPRLTLAIAATTVLVALVPALAAYVAKLIVDTVLLAIDTGTEADRQQALIWVAAEAGILGVGMALRRILVHLKRLLHAELGFAVSTKIFDKTSRFDLETIERPDVQQQILLARQHASARPYNLANRVIESGQHTLTLVSLAVVLWTFSPWAVAIILAGGVPLFLAELRFSGTAFRFYTGRTPEIRQRNYLEGLMTSDSAAVERLHADSSPAIRDRYAGLFRWLFGEDMRLQTGRTIFGVILLLVSSAFFLGGKAWVVWATVLGAISLGQMTMYAAVLKQGQNSVTTLLATLSGGYEDLLYVSNLYALLGRDSGVARGRNAGGPEAGKGYELTDVSFHYPNGNRPALRDISLTIPSGQKLGIVGANGSGKSTLVKLLTGLYLPQSGQATLDGLDIREWDKSALFARTAAVFQPSQRYSLTAGENIAMGEGLRVTDRDRWAAAAEAGLAGAVLDDLPEGLDTKLSKQFLDGRELSGGQWQRLALARAMLREGADILILDEPTAALDPATEADFVRALKEKDGTLIVISHRLSTLRWCDRIVVLEKGRIVQSGTPEHLASAPGAYRDLFREQAEFYGGKDVSADPEKDG, encoded by the coding sequence ATGGCCGCGTCCGACAACCCTTTCAGCGACATCGAAGCCCCCGGCTTCCGGCAGTCGCTGGGGTTTGCCGGACGGACGCTGGCGCTGGTCTGGCAGACCGCGCCGCGCCTGACGCTGGCGATTGCCGCGACCACCGTCCTTGTGGCGCTGGTGCCGGCGCTTGCCGCCTATGTCGCCAAGCTGATCGTGGATACGGTGCTGTTGGCGATCGATACCGGGACAGAAGCGGACCGTCAGCAGGCGCTGATTTGGGTGGCCGCCGAGGCCGGTATTCTGGGCGTGGGCATGGCGCTGCGGCGCATTCTGGTGCACCTCAAACGCCTGCTCCATGCCGAGCTGGGCTTCGCCGTCAGCACAAAAATCTTCGACAAGACCAGCCGCTTTGATCTGGAAACCATCGAACGGCCGGACGTGCAGCAACAAATCCTGCTGGCGCGCCAGCATGCCAGTGCGCGGCCCTATAACCTCGCCAACCGCGTCATCGAAAGCGGCCAGCATACGCTGACGCTCGTTTCGCTCGCCGTGGTCTTGTGGACGTTCTCGCCGTGGGCTGTCGCGATCATACTGGCGGGCGGTGTACCGCTGTTTCTGGCGGAATTGCGCTTTTCCGGCACAGCTTTCCGGTTTTATACCGGACGGACGCCGGAGATACGCCAGCGTAATTATCTCGAAGGCCTGATGACGAGTGACAGCGCTGCGGTCGAGCGTCTGCACGCGGATTCGAGCCCGGCCATCCGCGACCGCTATGCCGGCCTGTTCCGCTGGCTGTTTGGCGAGGACATGCGCCTGCAAACCGGACGCACGATATTCGGCGTCATCCTGCTTCTGGTCAGCTCGGCCTTTTTTCTCGGCGGCAAGGCCTGGGTGGTGTGGGCGACCGTGTTGGGCGCAATCTCGCTGGGCCAGATGACGATGTATGCCGCCGTACTCAAACAGGGGCAGAATTCCGTCACTACTCTGCTGGCGACACTGAGCGGAGGATATGAGGACCTGCTCTATGTTTCCAATCTCTATGCCTTGCTGGGCCGGGATAGCGGCGTTGCGCGCGGCCGGAACGCAGGCGGACCGGAAGCGGGCAAGGGGTATGAACTGACCGATGTCAGCTTTCACTATCCCAATGGGAACCGGCCGGCGTTGCGCGATATCTCTCTGACCATTCCGTCCGGGCAGAAGCTGGGCATTGTCGGGGCCAATGGCTCGGGCAAATCCACGCTGGTCAAGCTGTTGACGGGGCTCTACCTGCCGCAATCCGGGCAGGCCACGCTCGACGGACTGGATATTCGCGAATGGGACAAGTCCGCCCTGTTTGCGCGCACTGCGGCCGTCTTCCAGCCGTCCCAGCGTTACAGCCTGACGGCAGGTGAAAACATCGCCATGGGCGAGGGGCTTCGTGTGACTGATCGTGACCGCTGGGCCGCCGCCGCCGAAGCCGGGCTGGCCGGGGCCGTGCTTGACGATCTGCCTGAGGGGCTGGACACAAAGCTTTCGAAGCAATTCCTCGACGGGCGGGAACTCTCCGGCGGCCAGTGGCAGAGGCTGGCACTGGCGCGGGCGATGCTGCGCGAGGGCGCGGATATCCTCATTCTCGACGAACCGACCGCGGCGCTGGATCCCGCCACCGAGGCCGATTTCGTGCGCGCCCTGAAGGAAAAGGACGGCACATTGATTGTGATCAGCCACCGCTTGTCCACCCTGCGCTGGTGCGACCGTATCGTGGTTCTGGAGAAGGGCCGGATCGTCCAGTCCGGTACGCCGGAACACCTCGCATCCGCGCCCGGCGCCTATCGCGATCTGTTCCGCGAGCAGGCCGAATTCTATGGCGGAAAAGACGTTTCTGCAGACCCTGAAAAAGACGGATAA